The Limnochorda sp. LNt genome includes a region encoding these proteins:
- a CDS encoding ExbD/TolR family protein — protein MAITRSRRHRPRVEIINMVDVMFFLLAFFMVFTTFRTNPSTLNLDLPRAVTATREAPSEVVVSIDRSGRYFLNGRAVSLAQMSTLVGDSVRRHPDQLVIVRADREVQYDRVVQAIDALRRAGAYRLGLAVQTSGASSP, from the coding sequence GTGGCCATCACGCGCAGCCGCCGCCACCGCCCGCGCGTCGAGATCATCAACATGGTCGACGTCATGTTCTTCCTGCTGGCCTTCTTCATGGTCTTCACCACCTTTCGCACCAACCCGTCCACCCTCAACCTCGATCTGCCCCGTGCCGTGACCGCCACCCGAGAGGCTCCGTCGGAGGTGGTGGTCAGCATCGATCGGTCGGGGCGGTACTTCCTCAATGGGCGGGCCGTGAGCCTGGCGCAGATGAGCACGCTGGTGGGCGACTCGGTGCGGCGCCACCCCGACCAGCTGGTCATCGTGCGGGCCGACCGGGAGGTGCAGTACGACCGGGTCGTGCAGGCCATCGACGCCCTCCGCCGGGCGGGCGCCTACCGGCTCGGCCTGGCGGTGCAGACGAGCGGGGCGTCGTCGCCTTGA
- a CDS encoding NEW3 domain-containing protein: MTRRHAAGKASTRTRHRPGERIGPGWAGRLAVALGLSVALGLAAQTGWAVAGAASAEGAERLELANEFIRIVVNGSPDATGRFSVSTTGGNPERADDDNRPLIYGGAEPWTSFTTVQIDGTSYVFGGPTHRPAGSSGPFGTMALSPRLAEQGRRIDAAWEYPQGIEVVQRLSIARGPTTGLLDTARIEYVATNRDRLPHRVGLRVVIDTMAGSNDGAPFRVGERAIETDTQIAGTQAGLPEFWQVFDSLTQPAVVAQGMLRGGEVTPPSRIYFTNWGVLRESLWEFDFQPGRTFERKGEYELDSAVALFFDPVELQPGESRSVVVYYGLGGLSIVPGDLAIGLSSPEMAVIGQADPISIVAYVQNTGRGAALDTRVRLELPQGLALVEGASASRSLGDLPAGETAQVAWAVRVTARSAGTLTFSVRAEATNAEPNVARRSIRVVDPARLSLQLRGPSRLEVVDGRWSPSPFEVTGSVRNDGGADAYGVVAQLITPYGLAIAPGDDSRRFVGTLEPGESMQLSWLVMPTGVTGNVPYSLRVTYTGAGELPAPTNTVAVPRLDAEVLVRPGSGWDGSARRVGETVHVEVRGRNLPEFATAQVVVAFDPAVLQLVGESLAVDRGTYFVLGSSGARGTGADSVRVFEATADNEAGRVAIDAAHPVPGLGDATLAVLRLQARAAGQGRVQVVSVVLRDAAGQVVYRITPQGQAPSLTVPVQQRPTP, translated from the coding sequence ATGACCAGACGGCACGCGGCCGGCAAGGCCTCGACGCGCACTCGGCACCGACCGGGGGAGCGGATCGGCCCGGGCTGGGCAGGGCGCCTCGCGGTGGCGCTGGGGTTGTCGGTGGCATTGGGCCTCGCCGCGCAGACGGGATGGGCGGTCGCCGGCGCGGCGTCGGCCGAGGGAGCCGAGCGGCTCGAGCTCGCCAACGAGTTCATCCGCATCGTGGTCAACGGCTCCCCCGATGCGACGGGCCGCTTCTCGGTCAGCACCACCGGAGGCAATCCGGAGCGGGCCGATGACGACAACCGCCCGCTCATCTACGGCGGCGCGGAGCCGTGGACGTCGTTCACCACCGTCCAGATCGACGGGACGTCGTACGTCTTCGGCGGGCCCACCCACCGGCCGGCGGGCTCGAGCGGCCCCTTCGGCACGATGGCCCTCTCGCCACGACTGGCCGAGCAGGGCCGGCGCATCGACGCGGCGTGGGAGTATCCCCAGGGCATCGAGGTGGTGCAGCGCCTCAGCATCGCCCGCGGGCCCACCACCGGGTTGCTCGACACGGCGCGCATCGAGTACGTCGCCACCAACCGCGATCGCCTGCCCCACCGGGTCGGCCTGCGGGTCGTCATCGACACCATGGCGGGCAGCAACGACGGGGCGCCCTTCCGCGTCGGCGAGCGGGCCATCGAGACCGACACCCAGATCGCCGGGACCCAGGCGGGCCTCCCCGAGTTCTGGCAGGTCTTCGACTCGCTGACCCAGCCCGCCGTGGTGGCGCAGGGCATGCTGCGGGGCGGCGAGGTGACCCCGCCGTCGCGGATCTACTTCACCAACTGGGGAGTCCTGCGCGAGAGCCTCTGGGAGTTCGACTTCCAGCCCGGGCGCACGTTCGAGCGCAAGGGCGAGTACGAACTCGACAGCGCGGTGGCGCTCTTCTTCGATCCGGTGGAGCTGCAGCCCGGGGAAAGCCGCTCGGTGGTGGTCTACTACGGTCTGGGCGGCTTGAGCATCGTCCCTGGCGACCTAGCCATCGGGCTCTCCAGTCCCGAGATGGCCGTCATCGGCCAGGCGGATCCCATCTCCATCGTGGCCTACGTCCAAAACACCGGGCGGGGCGCGGCCCTCGACACCCGGGTCCGACTGGAGCTGCCGCAGGGCCTGGCCCTCGTCGAGGGGGCTTCGGCGAGCCGGAGCCTGGGCGATCTGCCGGCGGGCGAGACGGCCCAGGTGGCGTGGGCGGTACGGGTGACGGCTCGCTCCGCCGGCACCCTCACCTTCTCCGTGCGGGCCGAGGCGACCAACGCGGAGCCCAACGTGGCCCGTCGCTCGATCCGGGTCGTGGACCCGGCGCGGCTGTCGTTGCAGCTGCGGGGGCCGAGCCGCCTCGAGGTGGTGGACGGCCGCTGGAGCCCGTCGCCCTTCGAGGTGACCGGCTCGGTGCGCAACGACGGGGGAGCGGACGCCTACGGCGTGGTGGCGCAGCTGATCACGCCCTATGGCCTGGCGATCGCGCCCGGCGACGACAGCCGCCGCTTCGTCGGCACCCTGGAGCCTGGCGAGTCGATGCAGCTGAGCTGGCTGGTGATGCCGACCGGCGTCACCGGCAACGTGCCGTACTCGCTGCGGGTCACCTACACCGGTGCAGGTGAGCTGCCCGCCCCCACCAATACGGTGGCGGTGCCCAGGCTCGACGCCGAGGTGCTGGTGCGTCCCGGCTCCGGGTGGGACGGATCGGCGCGGCGTGTGGGGGAGACGGTGCACGTGGAGGTTCGTGGCCGCAACCTGCCGGAGTTCGCCACCGCCCAGGTCGTGGTCGCCTTCGATCCGGCGGTGCTGCAGCTCGTCGGTGAGTCCCTGGCCGTGGACCGGGGCACCTACTTCGTGTTGGGATCGTCGGGCGCCAGGGGGACCGGTGCCGACAGCGTTCGCGTCTTCGAGGCCACGGCCGACAACGAGGCGGGGCGGGTGGCCATCGACGCGGCACATCCCGTCCCGGGCCTCGGCGATGCCACGCTGGCGGTGCTGCGCCTGCAGGCTCGGGCGGCAGGGCAGGGGCGGGTGCAGGTCGTCTCGGTGGTGTTGCGCGACGCGGCGGGCCAGGTCGTCTACCGCATCACGCCCCAGGGCCAGGCGCCGAGCCTGACGGTGCCCGTGCAGCAACGTCCGACGCCCTAG
- a CDS encoding TonB family protein produces the protein MSVPAGSSTQPGRLEPFVLVSLVLHAVLLVLLSRVLAVERFVVPMGEGAVVQVIPVPQAPQPTVSPRTTTQQRSAPGGSGQTTPRPSQPAAATAVAAQPRPATQPPGTSTQASSGRQTAAPPTPSTPPAPARASQEVLASERSPVRATTGAPTTTQPSGREGQGATPDQGAQAQGAVARPGGEGTGGVRQGNPPAGPAEPDLTSAVVVPTGSPDYPKNAVTYGVEGRVTLAVQVGGDGKVAGVTVSESSGNATLDTVASRWVAERWQFKPSSVGRPYQVSVLFEFTIDRDEQGRAEPRVSFRLLDERVRYL, from the coding sequence ATGAGTGTGCCAGCGGGCTCGTCCACGCAGCCGGGTCGGCTGGAGCCCTTCGTGTTGGTCTCCCTCGTGTTGCACGCGGTGCTCCTGGTGCTCCTCTCCAGGGTGCTGGCGGTCGAGCGGTTCGTGGTACCGATGGGGGAGGGGGCCGTGGTGCAGGTGATCCCGGTGCCCCAGGCACCGCAGCCGACGGTCTCCCCACGGACGACCACCCAGCAGCGCTCGGCACCGGGCGGGTCGGGGCAGACCACGCCGCGTCCCTCCCAACCGGCGGCCGCCACCGCCGTCGCGGCTCAGCCGCGGCCGGCCACGCAGCCGCCAGGCACGAGCACGCAGGCCTCCTCCGGCAGGCAGACGGCAGCCCCACCCACGCCGAGCACCCCGCCGGCCCCCGCCCGCGCCTCCCAGGAGGTGCTCGCCTCCGAGCGCAGCCCGGTGCGGGCGACGACCGGCGCGCCCACCACCACCCAGCCGTCCGGTCGTGAGGGGCAGGGTGCGACACCGGACCAGGGCGCCCAGGCCCAGGGGGCGGTGGCGAGGCCCGGCGGCGAGGGGACCGGCGGCGTCCGACAGGGCAATCCGCCCGCGGGGCCTGCCGAGCCCGACCTGACCTCCGCCGTCGTGGTTCCGACGGGCAGCCCCGACTATCCCAAGAACGCGGTCACCTACGGCGTGGAGGGCCGGGTGACGCTGGCGGTGCAGGTGGGGGGCGACGGCAAGGTCGCGGGGGTGACGGTGAGCGAGAGCTCGGGCAACGCCACCCTCGACACCGTGGCCAGCCGTTGGGTGGCGGAGCGCTGGCAGTTCAAGCCCTCCTCCGTCGGGCGACCCTACCAGGTCTCCGTCTTGTTCGAGTTCACCATCGATCGGGACGAGCAGGGACGCGCCGAGCCCCGCGTCAGCTTCCGGCTGCTGGACGAGCGGGTCCGCTATCTGTGA